In Cervus elaphus chromosome 29, mCerEla1.1, whole genome shotgun sequence, a single window of DNA contains:
- the CEP44 gene encoding centrosomal protein of 44 kDa isoform X1: protein MATGDLKRSLRNLEQVLRSLNYPREVDCVGLVKGDTAASLPIISYSLTSYSPYVAELLVDSNVELLAKNDLRFIDTVYKLLRDQFNYKPILTKKQFIQCGFAEWKIQIICDILNCVMKKHKELSSLEKTPSQQRKKTSSAKSEPCSSAEKTSTEPVGIDVTGRFMTSGKKKAVVIRHLYNEDGANIPEDTETDVNEAFDVCDLKAAEITIPELQVSDINCEQQDIKVNPEVTALQSMLAECQEKLKKLTCIESRLESLEEKMKGKVMVNEKTWANLLSRVTLLETEMLLSKKNDEYVEFNEMSEDYASSSDMDSLNPDRKSKEERHANIPLSSGYSTVSSDSTPRTSTVNYCGLKEFSEETTMQKMERMKKITFPLGVSHPLVPTLAGCVLGLLHPARPGLSRVPLPGCLFISGTPRLPSLAALGCFRGAPPLNPKPLLQQQVSQ from the exons TTTGGTAAAGGGAGATACAGCAGCCTCTCTGCCCATCATCAGCTATTCCCTTACCTCATACTCACCCTATGTAGCAGAACTGCTGGTCGACTCCAACGTTGAGCTCCTAGCAAAGAATGACTTGCGCTTCATAGATACTGTCTATAAG CTTCTTCGTGATCAATTTAATTATAAACCAATCTTGACAAAAAAGCAGTTTATTCAGTGTGGATTTGCAGAATGGAAAATCCAAATTATATGTGATATTTTGAATTGTGTGATGAAAAAGCACAAGGAGTTGAGTAGTCTTGAGAAG actccatcacaacaaagaaaaaaaaccagTTCTGCTAAGTCAGAACCTTGTTCAAGTGCTGAGAAGACATCTACTGAACCTGTGGGCATTGATGTCACTGGCAGATTTATGACTTCAGGAAAG AAGAAAGCTGTGGTGATCCGACACCTGTACAATGAAGATGGTGCTAACATTCCTGAAGATACAGAAACAGATGTTAACGAAGCATTTGATGTTTGTGACTTAAAGGCTGCTGAAATAACAATTCCTGAATTACAGGTTTCTGACATTAACTGTGAGCAACAA GATATAAAAGTCAATCCTGAGGTTACTGCATTACAGTCTATGCTTGCTGAATGCCAAGAAAAGCTTAAGAAACTGACTTgcatagaaagtagattagaatctttggaagaaaaaatgaaagggaaagtgatGGTGAATGAAAAAACCTGGGCCAATCTTCTGAGTCGTGTCACCCTTCTCGAAACAGAAATGCTTTTATCTAAAAAG AATGATGAATATGTAGAGTTTAATGAGATGAGTGAAGACTATGCTTCCAGTAGTGACATGGACAGTCTCAATCCAG atagaaaaagcaaagaggaaaggcATGCAAATATTCCTTTGTCCTCTGGTTATAGTACGGTGTCATCAGATTCAACTCCCAGAACCTCAACTGTTAATTACTGTGGTTTGAAAGAGTTCTCAGAG gaaaCAACAATGCAGAAAAtggaaaggatgaaaaaaat AACCTTCCCACTTGGAGTGTCCCATCCTCTTGTTCCCACCCTGGCCGGCTGCGTTCTAGGCCTCCTCCATCCAGCTCGTCCTGGACTCTCCCGGGTCCCTCTCCCGGGTTGCCTCTTCATTTCTGGCACCCCACGTCTCCCTTCCCTTGCTGCACTCGGATGTTTTAGGGGAGCTCCTCCGCTAAACCCAAAGCCCCTTCTTCAGCAGCAAGTCTCTCAGTAG
- the CEP44 gene encoding centrosomal protein of 44 kDa isoform X3 → MATGDLKRSLRNLEQVLRSLNYPREVDCVGLVKGDTAASLPIISYSLTSYSPYVAELLVDSNVELLAKNDLRFIDTVYKLLRDQFNYKPILTKKQFIQCGFAEWKIQIICDILNCVMKKHKELSSLEKTPSQQRKKTSSAKSEPCSSAEKTSTEPVGIDVTGRFMTSGKKKAVVIRHLYNEDGANIPEDTETDVNEAFDVCDLKAAEITIPELQVSDINCEQQDIKVNPEVTALQSMLAECQEKLKKLTCIESRLESLEEKMKGKVMVNEKTWANLLSRVTLLETEMLLSKKNDEYVEFNEMSEDYASSSDMDSLNPDRKSKEERHANIPLSSGYSTVSSDSTPRTSTVNYCGLKEFSEETTMQKMERMKKITGLRTMVYILLETLHLGLACRPQEALIHTILPSVLTNML, encoded by the exons TTTGGTAAAGGGAGATACAGCAGCCTCTCTGCCCATCATCAGCTATTCCCTTACCTCATACTCACCCTATGTAGCAGAACTGCTGGTCGACTCCAACGTTGAGCTCCTAGCAAAGAATGACTTGCGCTTCATAGATACTGTCTATAAG CTTCTTCGTGATCAATTTAATTATAAACCAATCTTGACAAAAAAGCAGTTTATTCAGTGTGGATTTGCAGAATGGAAAATCCAAATTATATGTGATATTTTGAATTGTGTGATGAAAAAGCACAAGGAGTTGAGTAGTCTTGAGAAG actccatcacaacaaagaaaaaaaaccagTTCTGCTAAGTCAGAACCTTGTTCAAGTGCTGAGAAGACATCTACTGAACCTGTGGGCATTGATGTCACTGGCAGATTTATGACTTCAGGAAAG AAGAAAGCTGTGGTGATCCGACACCTGTACAATGAAGATGGTGCTAACATTCCTGAAGATACAGAAACAGATGTTAACGAAGCATTTGATGTTTGTGACTTAAAGGCTGCTGAAATAACAATTCCTGAATTACAGGTTTCTGACATTAACTGTGAGCAACAA GATATAAAAGTCAATCCTGAGGTTACTGCATTACAGTCTATGCTTGCTGAATGCCAAGAAAAGCTTAAGAAACTGACTTgcatagaaagtagattagaatctttggaagaaaaaatgaaagggaaagtgatGGTGAATGAAAAAACCTGGGCCAATCTTCTGAGTCGTGTCACCCTTCTCGAAACAGAAATGCTTTTATCTAAAAAG AATGATGAATATGTAGAGTTTAATGAGATGAGTGAAGACTATGCTTCCAGTAGTGACATGGACAGTCTCAATCCAG atagaaaaagcaaagaggaaaggcATGCAAATATTCCTTTGTCCTCTGGTTATAGTACGGTGTCATCAGATTCAACTCCCAGAACCTCAACTGTTAATTACTGTGGTTTGAAAGAGTTCTCAGAG gaaaCAACAATGCAGAAAAtggaaaggatgaaaaaaat tacAGGCTTGAGGACCATGGTTTACATCCTGTTGGAAACGCTTCACCTGGGACTTGCATGTCGTCCCCAGGAGGCTCTCATACATACCATCTTGCCATCTGTACTGACGAATATGTTGTAA
- the CEP44 gene encoding centrosomal protein of 44 kDa isoform X4 has translation MATGDLKRSLRNLEQVLRSLNYPREVDCVGLVKGDTAASLPIISYSLTSYSPYVAELLVDSNVELLAKNDLRFIDTVYKLLRDQFNYKPILTKKQFIQCGFAEWKIQIICDILNCVMKKHKELSSLEKTPSQQRKKTSSAKSEPCSSAEKTSTEPVGIDVTGRFMTSGKKKAVVIRHLYNEDGANIPEDTETDVNEAFDVCDLKAAEITIPELQVSDINCEQQDIKVNPEVTALQSMLAECQEKLKKLTCIESRLESLEEKMKGKVMVNEKTWANLLSRVTLLETEMLLSKKNDEYVEFNEMSEDYASSSDMDSLNPDRKSKEERHANIPLSSGYSTVSSDSTPRTSTVNYCGLKEFSEETTMQKMERMKKMFEETAELLKCPNH, from the exons TTTGGTAAAGGGAGATACAGCAGCCTCTCTGCCCATCATCAGCTATTCCCTTACCTCATACTCACCCTATGTAGCAGAACTGCTGGTCGACTCCAACGTTGAGCTCCTAGCAAAGAATGACTTGCGCTTCATAGATACTGTCTATAAG CTTCTTCGTGATCAATTTAATTATAAACCAATCTTGACAAAAAAGCAGTTTATTCAGTGTGGATTTGCAGAATGGAAAATCCAAATTATATGTGATATTTTGAATTGTGTGATGAAAAAGCACAAGGAGTTGAGTAGTCTTGAGAAG actccatcacaacaaagaaaaaaaaccagTTCTGCTAAGTCAGAACCTTGTTCAAGTGCTGAGAAGACATCTACTGAACCTGTGGGCATTGATGTCACTGGCAGATTTATGACTTCAGGAAAG AAGAAAGCTGTGGTGATCCGACACCTGTACAATGAAGATGGTGCTAACATTCCTGAAGATACAGAAACAGATGTTAACGAAGCATTTGATGTTTGTGACTTAAAGGCTGCTGAAATAACAATTCCTGAATTACAGGTTTCTGACATTAACTGTGAGCAACAA GATATAAAAGTCAATCCTGAGGTTACTGCATTACAGTCTATGCTTGCTGAATGCCAAGAAAAGCTTAAGAAACTGACTTgcatagaaagtagattagaatctttggaagaaaaaatgaaagggaaagtgatGGTGAATGAAAAAACCTGGGCCAATCTTCTGAGTCGTGTCACCCTTCTCGAAACAGAAATGCTTTTATCTAAAAAG AATGATGAATATGTAGAGTTTAATGAGATGAGTGAAGACTATGCTTCCAGTAGTGACATGGACAGTCTCAATCCAG atagaaaaagcaaagaggaaaggcATGCAAATATTCCTTTGTCCTCTGGTTATAGTACGGTGTCATCAGATTCAACTCCCAGAACCTCAACTGTTAATTACTGTGGTTTGAAAGAGTTCTCAGAG gaaaCAACAATGCAGAAAAtggaaaggatgaaaaaaat gTTTGAAGAAACTGCAGAGTTACTGAAATGCCCAAATCACTAA
- the CEP44 gene encoding centrosomal protein of 44 kDa isoform X2, giving the protein MATGDLKRSLRNLEQVLRSLNYPREVDCVGLVKGDTAASLPIISYSLTSYSPYVAELLVDSNVELLAKNDLRFIDTVYKLLRDQFNYKPILTKKQFIQCGFAEWKIQIICDILNCVMKKHKELSSLEKTPSQQRKKTSSAKSEPCSSAEKTSTEPVGIDVTGRFMTSGKKKAVVIRHLYNEDGANIPEDTETDVNEAFDVCDLKAAEITIPELQVSDINCEQQDIKVNPEVTALQSMLAECQEKLKKLTCIESRLESLEEKMKGKVMVNEKTWANLLSRVTLLETEMLLSKKNDEYVEFNEMSEDYASSSDMDSLNPDRKSKEERHANIPLSSGYSTVSSDSTPRTSTVNYCGLKEFSENLPTWSVPSSCSHPGRLRSRPPPSSSSWTLPGPSPGLPLHFWHPTSPFPCCTRMF; this is encoded by the exons TTTGGTAAAGGGAGATACAGCAGCCTCTCTGCCCATCATCAGCTATTCCCTTACCTCATACTCACCCTATGTAGCAGAACTGCTGGTCGACTCCAACGTTGAGCTCCTAGCAAAGAATGACTTGCGCTTCATAGATACTGTCTATAAG CTTCTTCGTGATCAATTTAATTATAAACCAATCTTGACAAAAAAGCAGTTTATTCAGTGTGGATTTGCAGAATGGAAAATCCAAATTATATGTGATATTTTGAATTGTGTGATGAAAAAGCACAAGGAGTTGAGTAGTCTTGAGAAG actccatcacaacaaagaaaaaaaaccagTTCTGCTAAGTCAGAACCTTGTTCAAGTGCTGAGAAGACATCTACTGAACCTGTGGGCATTGATGTCACTGGCAGATTTATGACTTCAGGAAAG AAGAAAGCTGTGGTGATCCGACACCTGTACAATGAAGATGGTGCTAACATTCCTGAAGATACAGAAACAGATGTTAACGAAGCATTTGATGTTTGTGACTTAAAGGCTGCTGAAATAACAATTCCTGAATTACAGGTTTCTGACATTAACTGTGAGCAACAA GATATAAAAGTCAATCCTGAGGTTACTGCATTACAGTCTATGCTTGCTGAATGCCAAGAAAAGCTTAAGAAACTGACTTgcatagaaagtagattagaatctttggaagaaaaaatgaaagggaaagtgatGGTGAATGAAAAAACCTGGGCCAATCTTCTGAGTCGTGTCACCCTTCTCGAAACAGAAATGCTTTTATCTAAAAAG AATGATGAATATGTAGAGTTTAATGAGATGAGTGAAGACTATGCTTCCAGTAGTGACATGGACAGTCTCAATCCAG atagaaaaagcaaagaggaaaggcATGCAAATATTCCTTTGTCCTCTGGTTATAGTACGGTGTCATCAGATTCAACTCCCAGAACCTCAACTGTTAATTACTGTGGTTTGAAAGAGTTCTCAGAG AACCTTCCCACTTGGAGTGTCCCATCCTCTTGTTCCCACCCTGGCCGGCTGCGTTCTAGGCCTCCTCCATCCAGCTCGTCCTGGACTCTCCCGGGTCCCTCTCCCGGGTTGCCTCTTCATTTCTGGCACCCCACGTCTCCCTTCCCTTGCTGCACTCGGATGTTTTAG
- the CEP44 gene encoding centrosomal protein of 44 kDa isoform X5 yields MKKHKELSSLEKTPSQQRKKTSSAKSEPCSSAEKTSTEPVGIDVTGRFMTSGKKKAVVIRHLYNEDGANIPEDTETDVNEAFDVCDLKAAEITIPELQVSDINCEQQDIKVNPEVTALQSMLAECQEKLKKLTCIESRLESLEEKMKGKVMVNEKTWANLLSRVTLLETEMLLSKKNDEYVEFNEMSEDYASSSDMDSLNPDRKSKEERHANIPLSSGYSTVSSDSTPRTSTVNYCGLKEFSEETTMQKMERMKKITFPLGVSHPLVPTLAGCVLGLLHPARPGLSRVPLPGCLFISGTPRLPSLAALGCFRGAPPLNPKPLLQQQVSQ; encoded by the exons ATGAAAAAGCACAAGGAGTTGAGTAGTCTTGAGAAG actccatcacaacaaagaaaaaaaaccagTTCTGCTAAGTCAGAACCTTGTTCAAGTGCTGAGAAGACATCTACTGAACCTGTGGGCATTGATGTCACTGGCAGATTTATGACTTCAGGAAAG AAGAAAGCTGTGGTGATCCGACACCTGTACAATGAAGATGGTGCTAACATTCCTGAAGATACAGAAACAGATGTTAACGAAGCATTTGATGTTTGTGACTTAAAGGCTGCTGAAATAACAATTCCTGAATTACAGGTTTCTGACATTAACTGTGAGCAACAA GATATAAAAGTCAATCCTGAGGTTACTGCATTACAGTCTATGCTTGCTGAATGCCAAGAAAAGCTTAAGAAACTGACTTgcatagaaagtagattagaatctttggaagaaaaaatgaaagggaaagtgatGGTGAATGAAAAAACCTGGGCCAATCTTCTGAGTCGTGTCACCCTTCTCGAAACAGAAATGCTTTTATCTAAAAAG AATGATGAATATGTAGAGTTTAATGAGATGAGTGAAGACTATGCTTCCAGTAGTGACATGGACAGTCTCAATCCAG atagaaaaagcaaagaggaaaggcATGCAAATATTCCTTTGTCCTCTGGTTATAGTACGGTGTCATCAGATTCAACTCCCAGAACCTCAACTGTTAATTACTGTGGTTTGAAAGAGTTCTCAGAG gaaaCAACAATGCAGAAAAtggaaaggatgaaaaaaat AACCTTCCCACTTGGAGTGTCCCATCCTCTTGTTCCCACCCTGGCCGGCTGCGTTCTAGGCCTCCTCCATCCAGCTCGTCCTGGACTCTCCCGGGTCCCTCTCCCGGGTTGCCTCTTCATTTCTGGCACCCCACGTCTCCCTTCCCTTGCTGCACTCGGATGTTTTAGGGGAGCTCCTCCGCTAAACCCAAAGCCCCTTCTTCAGCAGCAAGTCTCTCAGTAG